One Megamonas hypermegale genomic window carries:
- the glmU gene encoding bifunctional UDP-N-acetylglucosamine diphosphorylase/glucosamine-1-phosphate N-acetyltransferase GlmU: MKSKLPKVLHCAGGKPMVKHVLDAAKEAGSTHNIVVVGFGHEQVQEALIGQAEIVLQKEQLGTGHAVMQAQPLVKDEDASVMVLCGDTPLVTGSMLKKFYEEHIVSGAMASVLTTIMPDPFGYGRVIRGIDGSVEKIVEQKDANETELAIDEINTGIYCFNAKALFESLKKVNNNNAQGEYYLPDVLSILREEGQKINASIAENYEDTLGINSREQLANAEKILRQRKNKQLMAQGVTLMDPATTYIDYDVEIGQDTVIYPSTWIEGNSKIGGNCKIGPNSRLNNVVIGDNVEAMFVFAEDCEVADDVKMGPYVHLRPNTKICDKVKIGNFVEVKNSTIGEGSKLPHLIYIGDTDMGSGVNMGCGTITVNYDGKNKYRTVIGNNCFIGCNSNLVAPVKVNDGAYVGAGSTITKEVPENTLAIARERQKNIEHWKDKRK; this comes from the coding sequence ATGAAATCAAAATTACCTAAAGTACTGCATTGTGCAGGCGGTAAACCAATGGTTAAACATGTGCTTGATGCTGCAAAAGAAGCTGGTTCCACACATAATATTGTTGTAGTAGGTTTCGGTCATGAACAAGTACAAGAAGCTTTAATAGGTCAAGCTGAAATTGTTTTACAAAAAGAACAACTTGGTACAGGTCATGCCGTAATGCAAGCACAGCCACTTGTCAAAGATGAAGATGCTTCTGTTATGGTACTTTGTGGAGATACTCCACTTGTAACAGGAAGTATGTTAAAAAAATTCTATGAAGAACATATCGTTTCAGGAGCAATGGCTTCCGTGCTTACAACAATTATGCCAGACCCATTTGGTTATGGTAGAGTAATTCGTGGTATAGATGGTTCTGTAGAAAAAATTGTTGAACAAAAAGATGCAAATGAAACAGAACTTGCTATCGATGAAATTAATACAGGTATATATTGCTTTAATGCAAAAGCATTATTTGAAAGCCTTAAAAAAGTAAATAATAATAATGCACAAGGTGAATATTATTTACCAGATGTATTATCAATTTTGCGTGAAGAAGGTCAAAAAATAAATGCTTCTATCGCTGAAAACTATGAAGATACATTAGGTATTAATAGCCGTGAACAACTCGCTAATGCTGAAAAAATTCTACGTCAGCGTAAAAATAAACAGTTAATGGCACAGGGTGTTACACTTATGGACCCTGCAACAACATATATTGACTATGATGTAGAAATTGGTCAAGATACTGTAATTTATCCATCTACATGGATTGAAGGTAATAGTAAAATTGGTGGAAATTGTAAAATTGGTCCAAATAGCCGCTTGAATAATGTAGTAATAGGTGATAATGTAGAAGCTATGTTCGTCTTCGCTGAAGATTGTGAAGTAGCTGATGATGTAAAAATGGGACCATATGTACATCTTCGTCCAAATACTAAAATTTGTGATAAAGTTAAAATCGGCAATTTCGTTGAAGTCAAAAATTCAACAATTGGCGAAGGTTCTAAATTACCACATCTCATCTATATCGGTGATACTGATATGGGCTCAGGTGTAAATATGGGTTGTGGTACTATTACTGTAAATTATGATGGTAAAAATAAATACCGTACAGTAATTGGAAATAATTGCTTTATCGGTTGCAACTCAAATTTAGTAGCACCTGTTAAAGTTAATGATGGAGCATATGTTGGTGCTGGTTCTACAATAACAAAAGAAGTTCCAGAAAATACACTAGCTATAGCTCGTGAAAGACAAAAAAACATTGAACACTGGAAAGATAAAAGAAAATAA
- a CDS encoding ribose-phosphate diphosphokinase, whose protein sequence is MNFDTSKLCILAGNANPKLAQEVAQYIGVELCHAFVGHFNNGETQVMISESIRGKDVFIIQPTSQPVNDNLMELLIMADACRRASAQSITAVVPYYAYSRQDRKTRGREPISAKLVANLMTTAGVTRVVTVDLHAGQIQGFFDIPVDHLAAAPLLAGYIQTKNLEDVVVVSPDLGGVTRARALADRLKAPIAIIEKRRPKPGCAKVMNLIGDVKDKNCVIIDDIVDTAGSLCEGAKALVAHGAKSVYACCTHGILSDPAVQRIEDSPMEELIVTNTIPLPEEKHSSKIISLSMAAPIGEVISRIYQKKSVSKLFDSIDIIKGKG, encoded by the coding sequence ATGAACTTCGATACCTCAAAATTATGTATTCTCGCTGGTAATGCAAACCCTAAATTAGCGCAGGAAGTTGCGCAGTATATCGGCGTTGAATTATGTCATGCTTTTGTAGGTCATTTTAACAATGGCGAAACACAGGTAATGATTAGCGAAAGTATTCGCGGTAAGGATGTATTTATCATTCAACCAACTAGTCAGCCAGTAAATGACAATCTCATGGAACTTTTAATCATGGCTGATGCTTGCCGTAGAGCTTCTGCACAAAGTATTACTGCTGTTGTGCCATATTACGCTTATTCTCGTCAAGACCGCAAAACTCGTGGTCGTGAACCTATCTCTGCAAAATTAGTAGCAAATTTAATGACTACAGCTGGTGTAACTCGTGTAGTAACTGTTGATTTGCATGCAGGTCAAATTCAAGGTTTCTTTGATATTCCTGTAGACCATTTAGCAGCAGCACCTCTTTTAGCAGGTTATATTCAAACTAAAAATCTTGAAGATGTAGTAGTTGTTTCTCCAGACCTTGGTGGTGTAACTCGTGCACGTGCTTTGGCTGACCGTTTAAAAGCTCCAATTGCTATTATTGAAAAACGTCGTCCAAAACCTGGCTGTGCAAAAGTTATGAACCTCATTGGTGATGTAAAAGATAAAAACTGTGTTATCATCGATGATATCGTAGATACAGCTGGCTCCTTGTGTGAAGGTGCAAAAGCTCTTGTAGCACATGGCGCAAAATCTGTATATGCTTGCTGTACACATGGTATTTTAAGTGACCCAGCAGTTCAGCGTATTGAAGATTCTCCAATGGAAGAATTAATTGTTACAAATACTATTCCATTACCTGAAGAAAAACATTCTAGCAAAATCATTTCCTTATCTATGGCTGCTCCTATCGGAGAAGTTATTAGCCGTATTTATCAGAAAAAATCTGTAAGCAAACTTTTTGATTCTATCGATATCATAAAAGGTAAAGGCTGA
- a CDS encoding undecaprenyl-diphosphate phosphatase, producing the protein MFTIEIIKAIVLGVVEGLTEWLPVSSTGHMILVDEFMRLNVSKEFMDMFLVVIQLGAILAVVVLNFDRLNPFSRRKTYLKKRQTISLWGKVIVGCIPAAVIGLALNDFMEEHFMNAYVVAAMLILYGVLFIVVENYNKHRRPTITDVDNLDYKTALIIGFFQVLSLVPGTSRSGSTILGGILFGTSRIVATEYTFFLAIPVMFGASALKLFKFGLAFSFEETILLLVGMVVAFIVSIISIKFLLRYVRTNDFKAFGWYRIIVGILVLIFIYI; encoded by the coding sequence ATGTTTACAATAGAAATTATTAAAGCTATTGTATTAGGGGTCGTTGAAGGCTTAACAGAATGGCTACCAGTCAGCAGTACAGGTCATATGATTTTGGTAGACGAATTTATGCGCCTTAATGTAAGTAAAGAATTTATGGATATGTTCCTTGTAGTTATCCAATTAGGCGCAATTTTAGCTGTAGTTGTTTTAAACTTTGATAGATTAAACCCTTTTTCACGTAGAAAAACATATTTGAAGAAAAGACAAACAATATCCTTATGGGGAAAAGTTATTGTAGGTTGTATACCAGCGGCTGTAATTGGACTGGCGTTAAATGATTTCATGGAAGAACATTTCATGAATGCTTACGTTGTAGCAGCTATGCTCATTTTATATGGCGTGTTATTTATCGTTGTTGAAAATTACAATAAACACCGTCGTCCAACAATAACAGATGTCGATAATCTTGATTATAAAACAGCATTGATAATAGGCTTTTTCCAAGTACTTTCTTTAGTACCAGGAACATCTCGTTCAGGTTCTACAATCTTAGGTGGTATTTTATTCGGTACAAGTCGTATTGTAGCTACAGAATATACATTTTTCTTAGCTATTCCAGTAATGTTTGGTGCAAGTGCATTAAAATTATTTAAATTTGGTTTAGCTTTTTCATTTGAAGAAACTATATTGCTTTTAGTTGGTATGGTAGTTGCATTTATCGTATCTATCATTTCTATTAAATTCTTACTTCGTTATGTAAGAACAAATGACTTTAAAGCATTTGGTTGGTATCGTATTATTGTAGGTATTTTAGTTCTCATTTTTATCTATATTTAA
- a CDS encoding YitT family protein, with product MKKYFLQYSMIVIGALISAISCNLFLIPNHFLSGGITGIAIIFHYLFDLPIGIQNIVFNIPILYIAYHFFGKIYFINTILGTFLYSTFIDLTSFLTPLTPLHNNPMLSAIVAGVVSGIGFGLILRASANTGGADVVAALIRKLYSYNIGTMIFALNCLIVLCGLVLFSFEAAIYTLIYMYIMGEVDNRIVTGFNKRKSIMIVSDKSEEIAEHIMNELGRGVTFIEGEGGYTHTKKRILYVVITLTQLSKVKEIALKSDAKSFFIISNASEVNGKGFSYK from the coding sequence ATGAAAAAATATTTTTTACAATATTCTATGATTGTAATTGGTGCACTTATATCAGCTATCTCCTGTAATTTATTTCTAATACCAAACCATTTTTTATCTGGTGGAATAACTGGTATAGCTATTATTTTTCATTATCTTTTTGACCTGCCAATTGGTATACAAAATATTGTCTTCAATATACCAATTTTATATATCGCTTATCATTTCTTTGGTAAAATCTATTTTATCAATACCATATTAGGCACATTTTTATATTCAACCTTTATTGACTTGACTTCTTTTTTAACACCTTTGACGCCACTACATAACAATCCTATGCTTTCTGCTATTGTAGCAGGCGTTGTTTCAGGTATCGGTTTTGGTTTAATACTACGTGCTAGTGCTAATACAGGCGGTGCCGATGTAGTAGCAGCATTAATTCGAAAACTTTATTCTTATAATATCGGCACGATGATTTTTGCTTTAAATTGTCTCATTGTTTTATGCGGATTGGTCTTATTCAGTTTTGAGGCAGCTATTTATACTTTGATTTATATGTACATCATGGGCGAAGTAGATAACCGCATCGTTACTGGTTTTAATAAACGAAAATCTATAATGATTGTTTCAGATAAATCAGAAGAAATCGCTGAACATATCATGAATGAACTCGGTCGCGGTGTTACTTTTATTGAGGGTGAAGGTGGTTATACTCACACTAAAAAAAGAATTCTCTATGTAGTAATCACGCTTACACAATTGAGTAAAGTAAAAGAAATTGCCTTAAAATCAGATGCAAAATCCTTTTTTATAATTTCTAATGCTTCTGAGGTAAATGGTAAAGGTTTTTCATATAAATAA
- a CDS encoding NirD/YgiW/YdeI family stress tolerance protein has product MKKLLIAILSVLIICVVGSAAVFAARHNSGNIQPTTIAEIQKNSYDDQRVLIEGQFTKHVYDDIFTFQDNNGTEMNVEVDDDCWFNLELNVPVQILAEVDKDWHGMDLDVKGIKKL; this is encoded by the coding sequence ATGAAAAAATTACTCATCGCTATTTTAAGTGTTTTAATCATCTGTGTAGTAGGCAGTGCTGCTGTATTTGCTGCTAGACATAATTCTGGCAATATACAGCCAACTACAATTGCTGAAATTCAAAAAAATTCTTATGATGACCAACGTGTATTAATTGAAGGTCAATTCACAAAACACGTTTACGATGATATCTTCACATTCCAAGACAACAATGGAACTGAAATGAATGTAGAAGTTGATGATGATTGCTGGTTCAATTTAGAACTCAACGTACCTGTTCAAATTCTTGCTGAAGTAGATAAAGATTGGCATGGTATGGATTTAGATGTAAAAGGCATTAAGAAATTATAA
- a CDS encoding response regulator transcription factor has protein sequence MTKIFIVEDERRIARFLQMELEHEGFATASESNGLRAYERIIQEDYDLVLLDIMLPEMDGLTICKNVRKISDIPIIMLTAKDEISDKVTGLDIGADDYITKPFAIQELLARIRVALRKHNNTAKQEEAATFVFKNIIVYLDRHEVTVNGKLVELTKKEYDLLLYMLQNHDHVLSREQILQFIWGYEYMGDTNVVDVYIRYLRSKIDDEFKEKYIHTVRGIGYVIKT, from the coding sequence ATGACAAAAATATTTATAGTAGAAGATGAAAGACGCATTGCTCGTTTTTTGCAGATGGAACTAGAGCATGAAGGCTTTGCTACAGCAAGTGAAAGTAACGGGTTACGTGCATATGAACGAATCATACAAGAAGATTACGATTTAGTATTATTAGATATAATGTTGCCAGAGATGGACGGGCTTACTATTTGTAAAAATGTACGAAAAATATCTGATATTCCTATTATAATGCTCACAGCTAAAGATGAAATCAGTGATAAAGTAACAGGGCTTGATATTGGTGCAGATGATTATATAACAAAGCCTTTTGCTATACAGGAACTTTTAGCACGAATTCGCGTAGCATTGCGCAAACATAATAATACAGCTAAGCAAGAAGAAGCTGCTACCTTTGTTTTTAAGAATATAATTGTTTATTTAGACCGCCATGAAGTTACTGTAAATGGTAAATTGGTAGAACTTACGAAAAAAGAATACGATTTATTATTGTATATGTTACAAAATCATGACCATGTATTATCGCGTGAACAGATTTTGCAGTTCATATGGGGTTATGAATACATGGGCGATACGAATGTTGTAGATGTATATATCAGATATTTGCGTTCTAAAATTGATGATGAATTTAAGGAAAAATACATTCATACGGTAAGAGGAATTGGTTATGTTATCAAAACTTAA
- a CDS encoding ATP-binding protein, translated as MLSKLKQYIKEHIHLRLRYMPISLKLAFIYSIMLSMILIITLSATLVGIHYVLYHEAEISITLSANFVEKKANEKGLEEIIKDVEKSSLIPGVVMRITDKDNNVIYDSMPMYISNDKVQNNLQLQTQSPSFGDYIRNALLPENLKFINFRHFWIFYTQRTIEKDDNVYTLHFLRTITAEKVFLEELSETILYVGLVGVLISIICGFLLSRKLLKPLSDITKKVKDIEIQDLNKRIEVPPTHDEIEELANTFNLMLERLQKGFEQQRQFVSDASHELRTPATVICGYSDMLARWGKDDPQTADECITAIHSEAINMQRLIEKLLFLARADQKRQVLHKESISMKPLIADIAKDTQLIAPQHSVTCSLNEDGYIFADPLCMRQMLRIFLDNSIKYTPDGGKIEISSHNDGNKMIVKISDNGIGIGKEEQKKIFERFYRVDAARTKNGVGGTGLGLSIAEWIAQAHDIEIKLDSELEKGTTITLFIPLDFG; from the coding sequence ATGTTATCAAAACTTAAACAGTATATAAAAGAACACATTCATCTTCGTTTGAGATATATGCCTATTTCATTGAAATTAGCGTTTATTTATAGCATTATGTTGTCAATGATACTCATAATAACATTAAGTGCTACTTTAGTTGGCATTCATTATGTACTGTATCATGAAGCGGAAATTTCAATCACGCTTTCAGCAAATTTTGTAGAGAAAAAAGCTAATGAAAAAGGGCTAGAAGAGATTATTAAAGATGTGGAAAAATCATCATTAATTCCAGGTGTAGTAATGCGCATAACGGACAAGGATAATAATGTGATTTACGACAGCATGCCGATGTATATTTCAAATGATAAGGTACAGAATAATTTGCAATTACAAACGCAAAGTCCTAGTTTCGGTGATTACATTCGCAATGCACTATTGCCTGAGAACTTAAAGTTTATTAATTTTAGGCATTTTTGGATATTCTACACCCAAAGAACGATTGAAAAAGATGATAATGTATATACCCTGCATTTTTTGCGTACGATAACGGCTGAAAAGGTTTTCTTAGAAGAGCTTTCTGAAACAATTTTATATGTTGGTCTTGTTGGTGTGTTGATTTCTATAATCTGCGGTTTTCTGCTTAGTAGAAAATTATTAAAACCGCTCAGCGATATAACTAAAAAAGTTAAAGATATAGAAATTCAGGACTTAAATAAGCGGATAGAAGTGCCACCAACGCATGATGAAATTGAAGAACTCGCTAATACGTTTAATTTAATGTTAGAGAGATTGCAAAAGGGCTTTGAACAGCAAAGACAATTCGTTTCCGATGCTTCGCATGAACTCAGAACGCCAGCCACTGTAATTTGTGGTTATTCAGATATGTTGGCACGTTGGGGCAAAGATGACCCGCAAACGGCTGATGAATGTATAACAGCAATTCATTCTGAAGCTATAAATATGCAACGCTTGATTGAAAAATTATTATTTTTGGCACGCGCTGACCAAAAAAGACAGGTATTGCATAAAGAATCAATTAGCATGAAACCACTTATTGCAGATATCGCTAAAGATACTCAACTTATAGCACCACAACACAGTGTGACTTGTAGCTTAAATGAAGATGGGTATATTTTTGCTGACCCATTGTGTATGCGACAAATGTTGCGTATCTTTTTAGATAATAGTATAAAATATACACCAGATGGCGGGAAAATAGAGATTTCTTCGCATAATGATGGCAATAAGATGATTGTAAAAATATCTGATAATGGTATCGGTATTGGTAAAGAAGAACAAAAGAAAATATTTGAACGTTTTTATCGTGTTGATGCAGCCAGAACTAAAAACGGTGTAGGCGGTACGGGACTTGGGCTTTCTATTGCAGAATGGATTGCACAAGCACATGATATTGAAATAAAATTAGATAGTGAACTGGAAAAGGGAACGACGATAACTTTATTCATACCGCTTGATTTTGGCTGA
- a CDS encoding ATP-binding protein yields MLDLHNLLVCHHLLDDKTIEDFNKLMGGASVNKGKLAAQFIEQAEKLGLSGNIIKVYILYMLAHKNNCVSYAVESSGGKIGTSLYKAFCHDIDILSKLLVLKPSIVLGCEYLDDYEPTVKNVSAAFKTLEENLLTAKTVEEKADAFIEYYRTYGSGDMADYRAFRWSNSDEELVGIKYFEAMSLDELIGYEQQKQQLNDNTLAFVEGKPANNVLLVGARGTGKSSGVKAVVNSFFDKGLRLVQLTKDQLIALPIIMERLRTYSSKKFIIFLDDLSFEEFEVEYKYLKSAIEGGASAKPENVLIYATSNRRHLIKESYKNRGVDDDDMHRNDTLNETISLSDRFGLIINYLSPNQQEYLDIVDGLLRQHGVVLDKEELRIKAGAWAQEHSGRSGRIAQQFVTYYLGQIYNK; encoded by the coding sequence ATGTTAGATTTACATAATTTATTAGTTTGTCATCATTTATTAGATGATAAAACTATTGAAGATTTTAATAAACTTATGGGAGGCGCAAGTGTAAATAAAGGAAAACTTGCAGCACAGTTTATTGAGCAAGCAGAAAAATTAGGTTTATCTGGAAACATCATTAAAGTATATATCTTATATATGTTAGCCCATAAAAATAATTGTGTATCCTATGCGGTAGAAAGCTCTGGTGGCAAAATCGGTACAAGTTTATACAAAGCTTTTTGCCACGATATTGATATATTGAGTAAATTACTCGTATTAAAACCAAGTATAGTATTAGGCTGTGAATATTTAGATGATTATGAGCCAACTGTTAAAAATGTATCAGCTGCTTTTAAAACATTAGAAGAAAATTTACTTACAGCAAAAACTGTAGAAGAAAAAGCTGATGCTTTCATTGAATATTATCGTACTTATGGCAGCGGTGATATGGCAGATTATAGAGCTTTCCGTTGGAGTAATAGCGATGAAGAATTAGTCGGCATTAAGTATTTTGAAGCAATGAGTCTTGATGAACTCATCGGTTATGAACAGCAAAAACAGCAGTTGAATGATAATACATTGGCATTTGTAGAAGGCAAACCAGCTAATAATGTACTTTTAGTAGGCGCTAGAGGTACTGGTAAATCTTCTGGTGTAAAAGCTGTAGTAAATTCATTTTTTGATAAAGGTTTGCGTCTTGTACAGTTGACTAAAGACCAACTTATAGCACTTCCTATAATCATGGAAAGACTCAGAACATACAGCAGTAAAAAATTCATCATATTCTTAGATGATTTATCTTTTGAAGAATTTGAAGTGGAATATAAATATTTAAAATCTGCAATCGAAGGTGGAGCATCTGCTAAACCTGAAAATGTACTCATTTATGCTACATCTAATCGCCGTCATTTGATAAAAGAAAGTTATAAAAATCGTGGCGTAGATGATGATGATATGCATCGCAATGATACGCTCAATGAAACGATTTCCTTGTCAGACCGCTTTGGTCTTATCATCAATTATTTAAGTCCAAATCAACAGGAATATTTAGATATCGTTGATGGTTTATTGCGTCAACACGGTGTAGTTTTAGATAAAGAAGAATTGCGCATAAAAGCAGGTGCATGGGCACAAGAACATTCTGGTCGTTCAGGTAGAATTGCACAACAATTTGTAACGTATTATTTAGGACAGATTTATAATAAATAA
- a CDS encoding PLP-dependent aminotransferase family protein yields the protein MNKNLIDFVSLNKQSKKPLYVQLYDEIAEKIKCKTLSAGYKLPPVRILAQQLNINNGTVVSAYRELEKNGYIFTRRGSGSYVAEQMNTISSEVDEKKDVLIDLAEEVNAENIPTDVINMSSVSLNPEMISMEIFQKAIDEILKRDKGYAFTYQDSKGYLPLRQSIVQSLAQKKINTTQQNVQIISGAQQGIDIVARALLKHGDIVFVESPTYPGAMAAFRSCGAKIIDIKLTKEGIDLADLENKLKLFKPRLIYVMPNVQNPTGISYSKYVRHRLMGLARYHDVYILEDDYIGGLYYSKNEMLPLKTYDTDDRVIYIRTLSKVFMPGLRLAYLIVPSDLAQRLLNVKYISDIATSGLTQRIFDYYLREGLWQKHLNSIRSIYKTKFDFILKMMKKYLPKDISYIKPTGGLSVWLNLPERLLADDVIENAKKQGVIISNGAPFFVRRAPHRQLRISFAVLSLAEIKTGIKILAEIMK from the coding sequence ATGAATAAGAATTTAATAGATTTTGTAAGTTTAAATAAACAAAGTAAAAAACCATTATATGTACAGCTTTATGATGAGATTGCTGAAAAAATAAAATGCAAAACATTATCTGCTGGTTATAAATTGCCACCGGTACGCATTTTAGCGCAACAACTAAATATAAATAACGGCACTGTCGTGAGTGCGTATAGAGAATTGGAAAAAAACGGCTATATTTTCACGCGCCGTGGCAGTGGCAGTTATGTAGCTGAGCAAATGAATACAATTAGCTCGGAAGTTGATGAGAAAAAAGATGTATTGATTGATTTAGCAGAGGAAGTAAATGCAGAAAATATCCCAACTGATGTAATCAATATGAGCAGTGTATCTTTAAATCCAGAGATGATTTCTATGGAAATCTTTCAAAAGGCAATAGATGAAATTTTAAAAAGAGATAAAGGATATGCATTTACGTATCAAGATAGTAAGGGGTATTTGCCACTTAGACAATCCATTGTGCAATCTTTAGCGCAAAAGAAGATAAATACGACACAGCAAAATGTGCAGATAATATCAGGGGCACAGCAGGGAATAGATATTGTAGCGCGTGCTTTATTAAAACACGGAGATATCGTTTTTGTAGAAAGTCCGACATATCCAGGTGCAATGGCGGCTTTTCGTTCATGTGGAGCAAAGATTATAGATATAAAACTCACAAAAGAAGGAATTGATTTAGCAGACCTAGAAAATAAATTAAAGCTATTTAAACCGCGTCTTATATATGTGATGCCAAATGTGCAAAATCCTACAGGGATTTCTTATAGTAAATACGTTCGCCATAGACTCATGGGATTGGCACGGTATCATGATGTATATATATTGGAAGACGATTATATCGGTGGTCTGTATTATAGCAAAAATGAAATGTTACCGCTTAAAACGTATGATACAGATGATAGGGTAATTTACATTCGCACTTTATCAAAAGTTTTTATGCCTGGGCTTCGTTTAGCGTATTTGATTGTGCCTTCAGATTTAGCGCAAAGATTATTAAATGTAAAATACATTTCAGATATTGCAACCTCAGGACTTACACAGCGAATTTTTGATTATTATTTGCGTGAAGGATTATGGCAAAAACATTTAAATTCTATTCGCAGTATTTATAAAACTAAATTTGATTTCATTTTAAAGATGATGAAAAAATATTTGCCAAAGGATATTTCATATATAAAACCTACAGGGGGATTATCTGTTTGGCTTAATTTACCAGAAAGACTTCTAGCTGATGATGTGATTGAGAATGCTAAAAAACAAGGGGTGATAATTTCAAATGGTGCACCGTTTTTTGTGCGAAGAGCACCCCATAGACAATTGCGCATAAGTTTTGCTGTATTGTCTTTGGCAGAAATAAAAACGGGAATAAAGATTTTGGCAGAGATAATGAAATAG
- a CDS encoding Gfo/Idh/MocA family protein: MKIGIAGNGKIVREMIGAAKTVAGISIEAICSRAQSKAKAEKIAQECNISKVYTDYQKMLSDSDIDFIYVAVSNNVHYQYTKQALEAGKNVICEKPFTVKASETEELIQIAKDKHLFLFEAITVIYAPNYQYIKDNLKEIGTLHYVHANYAQYSSRYDKYLNKEVTPAFSPESAGGALYDLNIYNLHFIVGIFGMPKNIIYRANLGFNGIDTSGTALLDYDGFTVVCSAAKDSESVSGIVFQGEKGYMRLEGATNECALIRVNKKGETEKIVSKERYNHRMINEFIAFEQMFKQQDYKTCYENLDHSMMVMKVLEQARESGNLEF, encoded by the coding sequence ATGAAAATTGGGATTGCTGGAAATGGCAAAATTGTAAGAGAGATGATAGGTGCTGCTAAAACTGTAGCAGGCATATCAATTGAAGCTATTTGTTCTAGAGCGCAAAGCAAGGCAAAAGCAGAAAAAATCGCTCAAGAATGTAATATTAGCAAGGTTTATACAGATTATCAAAAAATGTTATCGGATAGCGATATCGATTTTATCTATGTAGCAGTTTCAAATAATGTGCATTATCAATATACTAAGCAAGCTTTAGAAGCTGGAAAAAATGTTATTTGCGAAAAACCTTTTACAGTGAAAGCAAGCGAAACAGAAGAATTAATACAGATAGCGAAAGATAAGCATTTATTTTTATTTGAAGCGATTACTGTTATTTATGCGCCGAATTATCAATATATAAAGGATAATTTGAAAGAAATTGGCACACTTCATTATGTACATGCCAATTATGCACAGTATTCTAGTCGTTACGATAAATATTTAAATAAAGAAGTAACACCAGCTTTCAGTCCAGAAAGTGCTGGCGGAGCATTGTATGATTTAAATATTTATAATTTGCATTTTATTGTAGGTATATTCGGTATGCCTAAAAATATAATTTATCGTGCAAACTTAGGCTTTAATGGCATAGATACTTCTGGCACGGCACTATTGGATTATGATGGATTTACAGTAGTATGTAGTGCAGCTAAAGATTCTGAAAGCGTAAGCGGAATTGTTTTCCAAGGCGAAAAAGGATATATGCGTTTAGAAGGTGCAACAAATGAATGTGCGCTGATAAGGGTAAACAAAAAAGGCGAAACAGAAAAAATCGTTAGTAAAGAACGGTACAATCATCGCATGATAAATGAATTCATTGCATTTGAGCAGATGTTCAAACAACAAGATTATAAAACATGCTATGAAAACTTAGACCATTCCATGATGGTGATGAAAGTATTAGAACAAGCACGTGAAAGTGGAAATTTAGAGTTTTAA